Genomic DNA from Neisseria lisongii:
TGACCTGCGCCGCCGGCGTGAAAATCAAAGGCCCGCTGCAATCGATTGCGTGGACTTCGGGTTCGGCCGGTTTCAGCAAGGCCAAAGTTGTGCCGAAACCTGCGCCGGTTAAAGAAGAAGTGTTGCCGCAAGGCGGTGAAATCGAGGTGGACGCAGGCGGCGATGCGCCGAAAGCTACGCCTGTTCCAAGCAAACCGCAAACGCCAGTGCCTGCCAAAGCCGCTCCCGTTGCGAAAGAACCGACCGAATCGCTGTTTTAAGCCAAACAAGGCCGTCTGAAAATGCCGTTTTCAGACGGCCTTCATTGATAGAAGGAGAAAAAAATGACCCAAATCATCAAAGCCGGCATTGTCGGCGCAACCGGCTATACCGGTGTCGAACTGCTGCGCCTGCTGGCGAACCATCCGAATGTCGAAGTCTGCGCCGTAACCAGCCGCAGCGAAGCCGGTGTTGCCGTGGCCGACTATTTTCCCAGCCTGCGGGGGGTGTACGATTTAACGTTCCAAACGCCCGATGATGCCCGTTTAAACGAATGCGACGTGGTCTTTTTCGCCACGCCCAACGGCGTTGCCATGAAAGAAGCACCCGCCCTACTCGCCGCAGGCGTACGCATTATCGACCTGTCCGCCGATTTCCGCATTCAAGATATTGCCGCTTGGGAACATTGGTACGGCATGAGCCACGCCTGCCCCGATATTGTTCCGCAAGCCGTTTACGGCCTGTGCGAAATGAATCGGGAAGCCATTCAAACGGCGCAACTGATTGCCAACCCCGGCTGCTACCCGACCTGCGTGTCCCTGCCGCTGCTGCCGCTGCTCAAAGCAGGCCGTCTGAAAAACGGGATGCCGCTGATTGCCGACTGTAAATCCGGCGTATCCGGCGCAGGCCGCAAAGCCGCCGTGTCTGCCCTGCTGTGCGAAGCGGGCGACAATTTCAAAGCCTACGGAGTCGGCGGCCACCGCCATCTGCCCGAAATCCGCCAAACCATTTCCCGCCTGCAGGAAAACGTTGCCGACCATCTGGTATTCGTTCCCCACCTCACGCCGATGATTCGGGGGATGCACGCCACGCTGTATCTGCATTTGCAGGACGGCACCGACCCGCAGCAGATTCTGAGCGATTTCTACGCCGACAGCCCGTTTGTCGATATTCTGCCTTCGGGAAGCACGCCGGAAACCCGCAGCGTGCGGGGTGCTAATCTCTGCCGCATCAGCATTCAGAAAGCCCCGCAGCAGAATGTATGGATTGCCCTGTCGGTGATTGACAATCTGGTCAAAGGCGCAGCCGGACAAGCCGTGCAGAATATGAACATTATGTTCGGTTTTGCCGACACCGCCGGTTTGAACAGCGTACCGCTGCTGCCGTAAACATTCCCTTGTTTCCGACACACCAAACGCCCTACAACGAACTGTTGCAGGGCGTTTTTCAGACGGCCTATAGTAAATCAACTAAAAAAATATGACACTACAACGAGCCACCCTTCCCCTAACCCCTTCCCGCCAGCGGGACGGGGAACAAAGTGCAGGTGGACCAACTTAGCTTGCCGATTTGTACAGAAAATTCGGTGTTTTAACTATATCCCAAAAAACCCAACCGCCGCTCGATTTTTTCCGCCAGACTAATCAGCGCTGCGCCGACTTCGGCCTGTTTCTGCTGGTATTCGTTTTTCAAAAAACTCACCGCCACACCGACGTTTGCCCTGCCGCTGCTGTTGCGGATATAAGTGCCGATGCAGTACATACCCTCCCGCAACTGGCCGTCGTCCAACGACATGCGGGTGGTTTGGACCGATTCAAATTCGGCACGCAGCTGCTCGAAACCGGCAACGCCGTATTGTGTCAGCGGCGGCGGCAATCCGTCGGCATACATTGTGCGGACTTCGTCAAAATCCAACGTCGCCAATACCGCTTTGCCGGTTGCGGCAAATACGGCGGGAACCCGTACGCCGGCACGGAAGGTAAACCCCAGCGGCGAGGGCGATTCATGACAGGCAAGAAACACCATTTCGCCACGTTCGCCGTCCAGCGACGATAGGGTAACGGAGTGCGGCATCAGCGCCGGTTCGGTCAGAATCAGTTCGTGAAACAGGGCAATCACGTTTTCCTGCTGCTCGAATTTTCCCGCCCAATATAAAAGATATGCGCCCAGATAAAACACATTGTTTTCGTCTTTGCGCAACACGCCTTTCTGCACCAGCGCCATCAACAGTCGGTAGGTGCTGCTGCGGGGCAAGCCCAAATCCTTGGCAATCTGGGCGGCGGTTAAGGGTTTGGGGCTGTCGGTAATATAATCCAGCACGGCAAACGCTTTATCCAGTGCGGGAATATTGGGGGCTTTGTCGTCAACAATATCCATATCCGGTTCTTTACGGTCAAATTATAGTGAATTCACTTGAAAACAATACGGAATACAGATTTAACCTCTTCGTCCCATTTGCAGCGAACCCGCTATATATCGGCTGATTTTTTTCGGCGACTATCATAACACGGTTTTCAGACGGCCTGTTTGTGAAAAACTGCTTGCTAATCGGCGGCGAGTGTTTTTATAATCTGTCTTATATTTTAGATTTATGTCTCATATATTAGACAATAAGAACACAACTACAAAGGAACCCTCATCATGACTTTAGCCGAGCGCTTAAATCAAGCCGGTTTATTCCGTGAAGCCTGTTATCTCAACGGCGAATGGGTCGCCGCCCGCAGCGGCAAAACCATTGCCGTTACCAATCCGTTCAACGGCGAGTATTTGGGCGAAGTGCCGGATTTGTCGGCGGACGAAGTGCGGCTGGCGGTCGATGCCGCCTGTTCCGCCCAAAAATCATGGGCCGCCGCCACACCCAACGAGCGTGCCGCCGTGCTGAACCGCTGGGCGGATTTAATCGATCAGCATTTATCCGACCTTGCCGTTATCATGACTTTGGAACAGGGCAAACCGCTGGCGGAAGCCCGAGGCGAAATCGCTTATGCCAACAGCTTTATCCGCTGGTTTGCCGAAGAAGGCAAACGGGTGTACGGCGATGTGATTGCCGCCGCCCGTCCGAATCTGCGCTATACCGTTCTCAAACAACCCGTAGGGGTCTGCGCCGCCATCACCCCGTGGAACTTCCCTTCCGCCATGATTACCCGCAAAGCCGCACCGGCGCTGGCGGCGGGCTGCACCATGATTGTGAAGCCCGACACGCAAACCCCGTTTTCCGCACTGGCGCTGATGGTGCTGGCCGAACAGGCCGGTTTACCCAAAGGCGTGCTGCAAATCGTAACCGGCGATGCGCCGACTGTCGGCGGCGTATTAACGCAGGACGAACGTATCCACAAATTATCGTTTACCGGCTCGACCGCCGTCGGCAAGCTCTTGATGCAGCAATGCGCCGGTACGGTCAAAAAACTGTCGCTGGAACTGGGCGGCAATGCGCCATTTATCGTGTTTGACGATGCCGATTTGGAGAAAGCCGCCGAAGGCTTAATCGGCTCGAAATACCGCAACGCCGGACAAACCTGCGTCTGCGCCAACCGTGTTTATGTTCAATCTTCCGTCAAAGACAAATTCTTAGCCGTGTTCAAACAGAAAGTCGAAGCGCTGACGGTCGGCAACGGCATGGAAAACGGCGTGGCGGTCGGCCCACTGATTAACGCCCAAGCCCTGCAGAAAGTGCAAAACCTGCTGCAGGACGCTTTGGACAAAGGAGCAACGCTGATTACCGGCGGCAAGCCCCACCCTGCGGGCGAACTGACCTTCACCCCGACGGTGATTACCGACATCACTCCCGAAATGGCGATTGCCCGTGAAGAAATCTTCGGCCCGATTGCGCCGGTATTCGTGTTCGACACCGAGGAAGAAGTGATTGCCCACGCCAACGACACCGTTTACGGCCTTGCCGCCTATTTCTACACGCAGGATTTAGGCCGCTCATGGCGGGTATCCGAAAGTTTGGAATACGGCATGGTTGCCCAAAACACCGGCCTGCTTTCCACCGAAGTCGCCCCGTTCGGCGGCGTGAAGCAGTCGGGCTTCGGTCGGGAAGGCTCGAAATACGGGATTGAAGAATACGTTACCACCAAATATTGGTGCGCCGATATTTCCTAATATAGTAAACAATTTAAACCGATGCGGCGTTGCGTCTCGGCTTAAATTTGTTACTATAGATTAAAAGCAAACAATTACCCCGCAACACCACTTATCAAACAGGAGAAAAATCATGACAACAAGTAACCAACAACTGCTCGAACGCCGTCTGAAAGTGCTACCCCGCGGCTTGGGCGTTTCGTTTCCGATTTTTGCCGCCAAGGCGAAAAACAGCGAAATCTGGGACGTGGAAGGCAACCGCTACATCGACTTTGTCGGCGGCATCGGCGTGTTGAACACCGGCCACAGCCACCCGAAAATCGTGGCGGCGGTCGGCGAGCAGATTCAGAAGTTTTCCCATACTTCCGCCCAAATCGCCAACTACGAAAGCTATGTCGAACTGTGTGAAAAACTGTGCGACAAAGCCCCGATCAGCGGCGAGAAAAAAGCCTTTTTGCTGACCACCGGTGCCGAAACGGTTGAAAACGCCATCAAAATCGCCCGTGCCAAAACCGGCCGTGCGGGCGTGATTGCCTTTATCGGCGGTTGGCACGGCCGCACTCTGCTGACCATGGGCTTAACCGGCAAAGTGATTCCCTACAAAAAATCCTACGGCCCAATGCCCGCTTCCATCTTCCACGCCGCTTTCCCTTCGCCCGCCACCGGTGTCAGCGAAACGGAAGCCCTGAAAGATTTGGAAATGATTTTCAAGGCAGACATCGACCCATCAGAAGTAGCGGCGATGATTATCGAGCCGGTGCAGGGCGAAGGCGGTTTCCACCAACTCACGCCGTCGTTTGCCAAAGAATTGCGCCGCATTTGCGACCAACACGGCATCGTATTGATTTTTGACGAAGTGCAATGCGGTTTCGGACGCACAGGAACATTGTTCGCCAGCGAACAGCTCGGTGTTGAGCCGGATTTGATTACCTGCGCCAAAAGTCTGGCGGGCGGCTACCCGATTTCGGGTTTGATCGGCCGTGCCGACATTATGGACGCACCTCAGGCGGGCGGCTTGGGCGGCACTTATGCCGGCAGCCCGCTCGGCACAGTGGCGGCGTTGAAAGTGCTGGAAATCATGGAAGAAGAAAACCTGCTGGAACGCAGCCGCCATATCGGCGACACCATCGCCGCTTTCCTTGACGCGCTGGCGCACCCGAACATTACCCATATCCGCCACAAAGGTGCGATGTTGGCGTTTGACTTGGTCGATGCCGAAGGCAAACCCGATGCCGCCGCCGCTACTGCTTTGAAAAACAAAGCCTTTGAAAACGGTCTGCTGCTGGCAACCTGCGGCATGTATTTCAACACGGTTCGGGTGATGGTGCCGCTGACGGTGGAAGACAGCGTATTGGCGGAAGCCTTGGACATCATCAAACACGCCTTGCCTTAAAGCAGCGGCTGGCCGTGCGGCGAAAAGCCCGTTTCGGTTCGGCATAAACCGTATTGCCCTGTTTTCAGACGGCCTCAGCGATATTCAGGCCGTCTGAAAACAGAAGGCGTAGGCCGGATGCCAGACCCAACACCAAAACACCTTGAAACATAATGTTTTTTAGGGTTGCGCCCGTATCCCGCCAACGCCAATATACGTCCGGTTTTGTTTAAAAAATATAGTGTTTCAACTATATCCATTTTCAGACGGCCTCAATGATATTCAGGCCGTCTGAAAACAGGCATTGCCGAAATCGGGTTGCTCTGCAGCGCAGGTTTACATAAATAATAATTATCATCAAAGGAAAATAGCATGTCTGATCAATCATTTAAAAAATCATTAGGCTCGCTTGATGTCGTTGCACTGGCTTTCGGTGCGATGATCGGCTGGGGCTGGGTCGTCTTGGCGGGTAGCTGGGTGCTGTCGGCGGGCGTACTTGGTTCGGTATTGGCGTTTCTGCTCGGCGGCTCGGTGGTGCTGTTTATCGGCCTCACTTACGCCGAACTGGCCGCTTCCATGCCGGTTACCGGCGGCGAACACACCTACACCTATCGGGCGATGGGCATACACGTTTCGTTCTTCTGCTCGTGGATGATGCTGATGGGCTACCTGTCGGTGGTCGCATTTGAAGCCGTCGCCCTACCGACCGTGGTCGAATATTTAGTGCCGAACTACAATCAAGGCTTTCTCTACAACATCGCCGGTTGGGACGTTTACGCTTCTTGGGTTGCCGTCGGCATGATCGGCTCGGTGGTGATGACGTGGATCAATATCCGGGGCGTGGAAGTCAGCGCATGGTTTCAAAAAGCCGCCGTATTCGGCATTTTGGCGGTCGGCATTATGCTGTTTGTCGGCGCATTGATGTTCCACCCCGACGAATTGGGCCGTGCGCCGGACTTTGCGGAAAACAAATGGGCGGGCATTATGATGGTGATGGTAATGGTGCCGTTTATGTTTGTCGGCTTTGACGTGATTCCGCAGGCCGCCGAAGAAATCGACCTGACCCGCCCGAAAATCGCCCTGTATCTGATGGTGTCGCTGGTGATTGCCGTGATGTGGTATATGGGCATTGCCTGGAGCGTTGGCACGATTCTGACTCCGCAGGAAATTTCCGGTTCACCGCTTGCCACCGCCGATGCCATCGCCAAAGCATGGGGCGGAAACTGGGCCGGTACGCTGCTGATTATCGCCGGCGTATTGGGCATTCTTTCCAGCTGGAACGCCTTCCTGATGGGCGGCTCGCGCCTAATTTACGCCATGTCGCTGTCGTATATGCTTCCCGAATCACTGGGCAAACTGCACGCCAAATACCAAACGCCGGTAACCGCCACCCTGCTCTTGGGCGGCTTGGCAACCATTGCCCCGCTGTTCGGCCGCAAAATGCTGGTTTGGATTGTCGATGCCGGCGGCTTGGGCGTGGTGATTGCCTATACCTTGGTTGCCCTGTCGTTTTTGGTTTTGCGGATTAAAGAACCGAAATCCATGGTACGCCCCGTAAAAATTCCCGCAGGCAAACTGGTCGGCGTGCTTACCCTGCTGGCCGCAGGCTCGATGATTTACCTGTACTTGCCCGGCAGCCCCTCGGCGCTGATTCCGGTCGAATGGGCGATTTTCGCTGCGTGGACGGTATTCGGCATTCTGCTCTACCTCTACGCCCTGAAAAAATTCCCCGGCAAATCCAAAGCCTTTATGGACGAAGAAATCGTCGCCATTAAAGAACACAACCAAAAATGGTGGCGCGAACACGGTATGCCGAGCAAAGCGTTTGAACACGAAAACGACTGACGCTTTTTGCAAAAAACCGCTGCAGACCGGCAGCGGTTTTTTTATGAAACAGACAAGGCCGTCTGAAAATGGGCGTGGCTCAGTTTTCTGAAGTATATAGTGAATTAACCAAAAAATATTACAACCAAAGTGAACCACCCTTCCCGCCAGCGGGATGGGAACAGTGTGTAGCGTGCTTGCCTAAGCATGCACGTGTTCTTTAAATTCCACATGAATGCCGTCTGAAAACGAGCAAAGCGAGTTTCTGCGCAGCTAAAATCAGATTTTCAGACGGCTTCGACATAAAACTCACAGAACAGGTGCGTGCTTTGGCCCGCACCCTACAAGTGCAGGATTAAATTGTATGGATTATTCAGTTATTTCACTATAGCGGATTTAATTAATTTTCGATACAAAGCAGCAAGCCGCGGACAGTACAAGTAGTACGGCAAGGCGCAGCAACGCCGTAGCGAAAGTTAAGTTAATCCGCTATAAAAACAAAAGTTCAGAATTTCATCTGAAATACAATGCCGTTTTCAGACGGCCTGTTCCCCATCAAAACCATTCCGACAACATCCGGCTCGGACTCTGCAAATGATGGGTAATTAGCGCCACCGCACCGGCTTTATCCCGTGCCAACACCAGCCTGCAAAGTTCTTCATGTTCTTTCTGATTGCTGTCGAAATACGCCTGATTGCTCATATTGTCTTTCAGCCACAACAAACGGTAGCGTGCCGTACGCTCATACAGCGACTGGCGGATTTGCAGCAGCGTCGGCGAATTGCAACCCGAGGCAATCACAAAATGAAATGCCTGATGATGCCGCTCCCACGCCAGCAGCTCGTCCAAACCCTTGCCGACCTGTTTCGATGTCGCCGCCAGCCGGTGCATGGCCGCCAACACTTCCGATTCCCACGTCAAATCGCCCAATTCCAGCGCCTGCGTGATACACAGGCTTTCGATTTCCGCCCGCACCCGATACAAATCCTGCATTTCTTCGCGCGACATCGGCGGCACACGGTAGCCACGCTGGTCTTCCACTGTAACCAAACGTTCGACCACCAGTTGCGACAAAGCCTCGCGCAGCGGGCCGGTGCCGACTTGGTAACGCTCTTTCAGGCTGCTCATCAGCAGTTTTTGATCAGCGGCAAACACGCCGTTCAGAATATCCCGCTTCAGCGCCAGCATCAGCGCACCGGCGGTATTACCCGCCCCGGCCGTTTTCTCAAACGTATCAAGGCCGTAGGTCAGATCCAAAGTATCGGTATCGGAAGAATGGCTCATCATGGTGTCTTGCGGATAAAAAACGGATTATAGCCGAGAAACGGAATATGTATAGCGAATTCACGCCGGTGAACCGTGTGAAAATGCCATTCCTTCCATCACAATAAAGAAGATATTTTGTAAAAATGTAGACATTTTATAAAAATATAGATATTATAAATCCAGCCGCACCATGCACCCGGTTTTGCCCGAACCGAAATGCAGCGGCAACCCGTTTTCCATTATGTATCCACATTCACAACAACCGGCTCTTGCGAAAACGGTGATTTTCCAAACCAAAGCATGGAAACAGCCGTTTTCGCCGCAAGCCGGGAAACAAGAGGACGAAATCATGACTTCCGTAACCGACATCACACCAAAAGGCTACCGAATTGCGCCGCACGAACACAGCCGGCGTTTGCAGGTCGTTACCCTTCAAGCAGACACAATCGCAGAATTTATCCGCCAAACCGAGCGTTTCCCCGTTCAGGCTTTGGAATACAAACCGTTCAACCGTTTCCGTGTCGCCGAAATCTTAGACAGCCTGTGCGAATACACGCTGGGCAAATTCCTGCTCGGCACGCTGAAAAACCGTGCCACCGGCGCATTTTTGCTGAAATTTGAAGGCGGCGACAAAAAAGACACCGACTTTTTCGTCAAACTGGGTACCGCTGTTTCCCACTTAATCGGCCGTCCGAATTTCGATGCCATGAGCCAGAAATACTACGCCCGCTTTACCGTACGCAATGTGGACAATTCCGACAGCTACCTGCGCCAGCCGCACCGCCGTATGGAACTGCACAACGACGGCACATTTGTGGACGAGCCGACCGATTATGTATTGATGATGAAAATGCAGGAAGAAAACATGCAGGGCGGCAACTCGCTGATTCTGCACTTGGACGATTGGGCGGAATTGGATAAATTCTACAACCACCCGATTGCCAAAAAACCGATTACTTGGGAAGCGCCGCCGAGCAAAAACGTAACCCAAAGCATCGAACACCCCGTATTTATCGACAACGATCCAAACGGCCGCCCCCGCCTGCACTTTATCGACCAGTTTGCCAAACCGAAAAACCGTGAAGAAGGCCTGTATCTGTTTGAATTGGGCGAATCGCTGGAAAACGATCCGAATTTTGTATCCGTGCGGGTAGAAGTCGGCGATATGCTGGTAGTGGAAAACCACAACTGGCTGCACGGCCGCGACAAATTCGTTGCCCACCCCGATTTGCTGCGCGAATTGATGCGCCAACGCGGACAATTCGTTGCGTAATCCCATAAAAAGCATTTGACCGCAGCGCCATTGGCCGGCCCGTTCCGACCAATGGCCGCTTGTTTTGCAGTTTTCAGACGGCCTTCAACCGACATTTTATGGGGAATGCGGCATTTACACTGTACAATATCGTAGTGAATAAAAATTATTTATAGCGAAATAACCCAAAGCAATACAAGGCGGCAAGCCGCAGACAGTATGAGTAATACAGGACAGGTTTTATCCGGATGGTCGTTTCATCCGGTTACAAAACCGTCCTCTTTGAGCCGGGCGAAGCCAACGCTGTAGTGCTTTGAAGTTATTTCACTATAAAAACATACTCAGGAAAATACAGGAAGAAAACATCATGTACGACTACATCATCATCGGCGGCGGCATTGTCGGCCTTTCAACCGCTTGGCAACTGCAGGCCGCCCACCCCGACAAACGTATTTTATTGATTGAAAAAGAAAGCGGCTACGCCCACCATCAAACCGGCCACAACAGCGGCGTAATTCACGCCGGTGTCTATTACGCCCCCGGCAGCCTGAAAGCCAAATTCTGCAAAGAAGGCGTGGCCGCCACCATCGCTTTTTGCAACAAACACAACATCAAATACGAGCAATGCGGCAAACTGCTGGTCGCCACCAACGATTTAGAATTCGAACGCATGAAAGCCCTATACCAGCGCTGTCTGCAAAACGAACTCGAAGTCGAATGGCTGGATGCCGCCGCCCTCAAACAGCGCGAACCCAACATCGTCGGTGTCGGCGCATTGTTCGTACCGACCACCGGCATCGTCAATTACACCCAAGTCTGCAACAAAATGGCGGAAGAATTTACCGAAATGGGCGGCGAAGTCAAACTCAGCCACACCGTTACCGCCATCAACGAAACCGCCGACAAAATCACCGTCTGCACCCGCCATGCCGGACAAACAGTTTCTTTTGACGGCGGCTTCCTCATCGCCTGCGCCGGTTTGGCCGCCGACCGCATCGCCAAAATGACAGGCATCGCCATCGATTTCCAAATCATTCCCTACCGGGGCGAATACTACCGCCTCCCACCCAAACACAACCGCATCGTCAATCACCTGATTTACCCGATTCCCGATCCCGACTTACCGTTTTTGGGCGTACACCTCACCCGCATGATAGACGGCTCGGTTACCGTCGGCCCGAATGCCGTGCAAGGTTTCAAACGGGAAGGCTACGGCAAACTCAATTTCAGCCTGCAGGACACTTGGCAAATGCTGACTTTCAGCGGCTTTTGGAAAGTAACCGCCAAACATTTCGTGTCCGGCATTCGGGAAACACTGGATTCATGGCTGAAAACCGGCTATCTGAAACGGGTGCAGAAATACTGTCCGCAAATCACCGTTGATGATTTGCAACCCTACCCCGCAGGCATTCGGGCGCAGGCCGTCATGGCCGACGGCACACTGGTTCACGACTTCCTGTTTGCCGACACCCCCCGCAGCCTCCACGTCTGCAATGCCCCCAGCCCGGCGGCAACCTCGGCCATCCCTATCGGCAACTATATTTGCCAAAAAGTGTATGAACATCAACGGTAAATGCCGATAAGGCCGTCTGAAAATGCGTTTTTCAGACGGCCTCACAAAGCGGCATAACAAAAACGGTTTGCAGAAATAAAACTGCAAACCGTTTTTCTGTTTCCACTCCGCTATTTATTCAGCACACCAACTGCGGATACGCTGTTCCATGGTCTCCGCCGTTAAATCGAAACCGGCGAGTATGGTTTGGGCATCGCCGTGTTCGGTAACCACATCGTCCACACCGAGCAGCAGCACGGGTTTGCGGATGCCGTGTTTGGCCAATACTTCCAATACGGCGCTACCGGCACCGCCCTGTACGGCGTTTTCTTCGGCGGTTACGATACAGTCGTGCGTCTGCGCCAAGCGGACAATCAAGTCTTCGTCTATCGGTTTGACAAAACGCATATCGGCGACGGTGGCATTTAAGGTTTCCGCCGCTTTGAGTGCCGGTGTAACCATGCTTCCGAATGCAATCAGTGCTGTTTTTTCGCCGTTGCGGCGGATAAGGCCTTTGCCGAGCGGAACGGTTGCAAGGCCGTCTGAAACGGGGCTTCCGCAGCCGCTACCGCGCGGATAGCGTACCACGCTCGGCGCATCGGTCTGGTAACAGGTGGAAAGCAGCAGGCGGCATTCGTTTTCATCGCTCGGTGCGGCAATCACCATATTCGGGATGCAGCGCAAAAAGCTCAAATCGTATAAACCGGCATGGGTCGGGCCGTCTGCGCCAACAATGCCCGCCCGATCGACGGCAAACAATACCGGCAGATTTTGCAGGGCAATATCGTGTACCAACTGGTCGTAGGCACGCTGCAGAAATGTGGAATAAATCGCCACCACGGGTTTGAAACCGCCGCATGCCAAACCGCCGGCAAAGGTTACGGCGTGTTGCTCGGCAATGCCGACATCGAAATAGCGGTCGGGGAACTGTTGCTCGAATGCCACCAATCCGCTCCCTTCCCGCATGGCGGGCGTAATCGCCAGCAGGCGGGAATCGGCCGCCGCCTGATCGCACAGCCATTTGCCGAAAATCTGGGTATAGGTCGGCTTGGCGGCGTTCGGCTGCGGTTGCGGCGTTTCTTTGGCAAGATTGGCAACGGCATGATATTTCACGGGATCGTTTTCCGCCAGTTTGTAGCCGTTGCCTTTTTTGGTAATCACATGCAGCAGCTGCGGCCCTTTGCGGCTGCGCAGGTCTTTCAACACATCAACCAGTTTGCCGACATCATGGCCGTCCACCGGCCCGGTGTAGCGGAAGCCGAAGTTTTCAAACAAAGTCAGCGACTGTTTGGCGTGTTCCGCCTCGCTGGCGATGGTTTTGATTTTGTTTTCGACTTTTTGAGCGATTTCCATTGCGCCGGGCAGCTTGTCCAACACTTTGCTCGATTGGGCTTTGAGCGTACTCAACACGCCGTGCATATCGCGCACGACGTTGCTCGCCAGATATTTGGGCAGTGCGCCGACATTGGGTGAAATCGACATTTCGTTGTCGTTGAGAATCACCAGCAAATCAACATCGGTATCACCGGCGCAGTTTAAGGCCTCAAACGCCTGTCCCGCCGTCATCGCCCCGTCGCCGATAATCGCCACGCTGCGGCGGCCGTTGCCCAGTTTTTTGTCCGCCAGCGCCATGCCCAGCGCCGCGCCGATGGACGTGGACGAATGCCCCACGCCGAATGCGTCGTATTCCGATTCGCTGCGTTTGGGGAAGCCCGCCAAACCGCCGTATTGGCGCATGGTATCCATGCGGTTGCGGCGGCCGGTGAGGATTTTATGCGGATAGCTCTGATGGCCGACATCCCAAACCAATTTGTCGTCCGGCGTGTCATACACATAATGCAGGGCAACCGTCAGCTCGACCGCACCGAGATTGCTGGCGAAATGCCCGCCGGTTTTGCCGACCGATTCAAGCAGGAAGCGGCGCAACTCGTCGGCCACCTGCGGCAGCTGTTTTTTGCTCAGGCAGCGCAGCTTGTCGGGATAATCAATGCTGTCTAACAATGGGGTTTGGCTCATGGTGTGTTCTTTTAATGGGTATAACGTTTATCGGGCAATTATAGCAAGAGACGGCATTTTCAGCAGACTAAATTTAAGGCCGTCTGAAAAATAGCTTTGGCGGTTTTTATATTCCGGTTTTCAGACGGCCCCGTCCGCCGTGAAACGTTTGCTGTTTCGTGCTAAACTTTATGCTTTCAACCGCTTAGGCCACACGGTTCACCACCGTATTCAATCGTTTATGAAACACATCATCTTATCCACCGCCACCGCCCTGCTGCTCGTCGCCTGCAGCCCGTCCGAACCGCAGCCGCAGGCCGCAGCCGAAATTCAGACGGCATCAGCCGAA
This window encodes:
- the dxs gene encoding 1-deoxy-D-xylulose-5-phosphate synthase; translated protein: MSQTPLLDSIDYPDKLRCLSKKQLPQVADELRRFLLESVGKTGGHFASNLGAVELTVALHYVYDTPDDKLVWDVGHQSYPHKILTGRRNRMDTMRQYGGLAGFPKRSESEYDAFGVGHSSTSIGAALGMALADKKLGNGRRSVAIIGDGAMTAGQAFEALNCAGDTDVDLLVILNDNEMSISPNVGALPKYLASNVVRDMHGVLSTLKAQSSKVLDKLPGAMEIAQKVENKIKTIASEAEHAKQSLTLFENFGFRYTGPVDGHDVGKLVDVLKDLRSRKGPQLLHVITKKGNGYKLAENDPVKYHAVANLAKETPQPQPNAAKPTYTQIFGKWLCDQAAADSRLLAITPAMREGSGLVAFEQQFPDRYFDVGIAEQHAVTFAGGLACGGFKPVVAIYSTFLQRAYDQLVHDIALQNLPVLFAVDRAGIVGADGPTHAGLYDLSFLRCIPNMVIAAPSDENECRLLLSTCYQTDAPSVVRYPRGSGCGSPVSDGLATVPLGKGLIRRNGEKTALIAFGSMVTPALKAAETLNATVADMRFVKPIDEDLIVRLAQTHDCIVTAEENAVQGGAGSAVLEVLAKHGIRKPVLLLGVDDVVTEHGDAQTILAGFDLTAETMEQRIRSWCAE
- the lhgO gene encoding L-2-hydroxyglutarate oxidase; the protein is MYDYIIIGGGIVGLSTAWQLQAAHPDKRILLIEKESGYAHHQTGHNSGVIHAGVYYAPGSLKAKFCKEGVAATIAFCNKHNIKYEQCGKLLVATNDLEFERMKALYQRCLQNELEVEWLDAAALKQREPNIVGVGALFVPTTGIVNYTQVCNKMAEEFTEMGGEVKLSHTVTAINETADKITVCTRHAGQTVSFDGGFLIACAGLAADRIAKMTGIAIDFQIIPYRGEYYRLPPKHNRIVNHLIYPIPDPDLPFLGVHLTRMIDGSVTVGPNAVQGFKREGYGKLNFSLQDTWQMLTFSGFWKVTAKHFVSGIRETLDSWLKTGYLKRVQKYCPQITVDDLQPYPAGIRAQAVMADGTLVHDFLFADTPRSLHVCNAPSPAATSAIPIGNYICQKVYEHQR
- the csiR gene encoding DNA-binding transcriptional regulator CsiR; this translates as MMSHSSDTDTLDLTYGLDTFEKTAGAGNTAGALMLALKRDILNGVFAADQKLLMSSLKERYQVGTGPLREALSQLVVERLVTVEDQRGYRVPPMSREEMQDLYRVRAEIESLCITQALELGDLTWESEVLAAMHRLAATSKQVGKGLDELLAWERHHQAFHFVIASGCNSPTLLQIRQSLYERTARYRLLWLKDNMSNQAYFDSNQKEHEELCRLVLARDKAGAVALITHHLQSPSRMLSEWF
- the glaH gene encoding glutarate dioxygenase GlaH, translating into MHPVLPEPKCSGNPFSIMYPHSQQPALAKTVIFQTKAWKQPFSPQAGKQEDEIMTSVTDITPKGYRIAPHEHSRRLQVVTLQADTIAEFIRQTERFPVQALEYKPFNRFRVAEILDSLCEYTLGKFLLGTLKNRATGAFLLKFEGGDKKDTDFFVKLGTAVSHLIGRPNFDAMSQKYYARFTVRNVDNSDSYLRQPHRRMELHNDGTFVDEPTDYVLMMKMQEENMQGGNSLILHLDDWAELDKFYNHPIAKKPITWEAPPSKNVTQSIEHPVFIDNDPNGRPRLHFIDQFAKPKNREEGLYLFELGESLENDPNFVSVRVEVGDMLVVENHNWLHGRDKFVAHPDLLRELMRQRGQFVA